In Conger conger chromosome 5, fConCon1.1, whole genome shotgun sequence, the DNA window ctaacatacatatatacacactgctactgctaacgctaacattatacatatataaacactgctactgctaacgctaacgttatacatatataaacactgctactgctaaagctaacattatacatatatacacactgctactgctaacgctaacattatacatatatacacactgctactgctaacgctaacatacatatatacacactgctactgctaacgctaacattatacatatatacgcactgctactgctaacgctaacgttatacacacgtacatacgcacacatcGCACAAACGAGTGAAGGCTGTGGGCTTGTCTGAGCGGCTCTGTGGTGCGTTTGCGTCGGCAGCCCAGCGGTGAGGgcggagaggaggatgagatgGAGGACAGGgagcgagggaaggagagagacggagagcggGCCGGCCGTCGGCAGGCGCAGGAGTACCTGGAGCTGTTCCTGCGGGAGGGGGCGCCCTGGGACCCCGCCGAACTCAGGGACCCTGCGGAGTTCAGGGGCCCCGTCGCTCCGCCCCTCCTCACCCAGCCCAACGGGCCCTCAGGCCAGGGCCCCTCAGGCCAGGGCCCCTCTGAGTACCACGCCCACCCCCTCACAGCAGgcgaggagagggaggaggaggacgaggacgaggaggacgaggatgaggaagaggcgGCGAGGGCAGAGGCCATCCTGGCCTGGGCGCAGGcgagcggggggggaggggctgccACGCCCGTGTACGCCTCGCCCCAAAACGGACACCACTACCCCCCGCCGGAGCCCAAACcgggccgggggaggggccggggccggggccgcgggcggggccggggcagAGGGGGCGGGGTGTCGGCCAGCACCCTCCTCCAGCAGATGATGGAGTCTCTGGAGCGGCAGAAGGAGTGGGCGGAGCCAGCGCCGGTCCGGGGCGGCCCCCCGGAGGGGAAGGggaagcaggaggaagaggagggtgaggagggagaggagggcgaGGGCGACATGGAGTTCTACTTGAAGTACTTCAACAGCGTGCCGCGGCAGccggaggggggcggggcagggggcgtGGCCACGCCTCCCGCCCACTCACAGTCCCCGCAGGACAGCCCtagccccgcccccagccccggcggcggaggggggcggggccgggcggTCGGGGAGAAGAAGCCGCGCTCCAAGGCCTTCCAGAAGTGCCCCATCTGCGCCAAGGTGATCCAGGGCGCCGGGAAGCTGCCCCGCCACATCCGCACGCACACGGGAGAGAAGCCCTACGAGTGCCCCATCTGCAAAGTGCGCTTCACCAGGTGAGCCCCACgggctgctgggaaatgtagtttttatgGGTGGGGGGGATAGAGGCAGGGGACAGGGAATGGTTTTTCAgcgtgatgtgagtgtgtgtgtgtgtgtgtgtgtgtgtgtgtgtgagtgtgtgagtgtgtgagtgtgtgtgtgtgagagtgtgtgtgtttgtgtgagagtgtgtgtgtttgtgcagagggagggggtgttttGTGGGCACAGGCATCATAATCTTAATCCTGAGCAGGGCTGtcctcacacacaatcactgctgAGCTTTaaatagtacacacacacactcacacacactcaggtgtaatgcggtgtctctctcacacacacactctcacacacacacacacacacacacacactcacacacacacacactcactcacacacacacacactctcacacacacacacacacactaatgcgatgtgtctctcacacacacacactctctcacacacacacacacacacacacacactcaggtgtaatgcagtgtctctcacacacacacacacacacactcacacacactaatgcggtgtgtctctcaggcaggaCAAGCTGAAGGTGCACATGAGGAAGCACAcgggggagaggccgtacctgTGCCCTCAGTGTGGCGCCTCGTTCGCCCACAACTACGACCTGAAGAACCACGTGCGCGTGCACACGGGCCTGCGGCCCTACCAGTGCCCGCGCTGCCTGAAGACCTTCGTGCGCTCCGACCACCTGCACCGGCACGTGAAGAAGGACGACTGccccgggccccccccccgccggggCCGCAAGCCCCGCagccgggccccggggcccccgcAGCCGGCGGGCAGGGGCCGCCCGGAGGCCAGAGACacgcccggccccgcccgctACCCCgaccccggccccgcccgctaCCCCGACCTCGGCCACGCCCACTTCCACgccctcggccacgcccccgggtCGCCGGGGCAACTGGGGGTCATTGCGAGAGTGGGGTCGTGAGagagtgggggcggggggggcgggaggagggagatgacgatggaggagggagatgaagatggaggaggggagagagggacgtTTGGGATGCTGGACTTGGAATCGAAGAACAATAATGCAAACTAGTACAGGAAtgaaaacgaacaaaaaaaaaaaaaaaaaaaaaaaagtttttctctgcaaaccaAAATCAGGGTCTCAAGAAAAAATATTCTAGCTCTTAAAAATTacgttttattattatgatttttttttacactagctttgaaatgcaaaatggctgcccgaCAAGGCGCGGTCTTGGGAGCAAGGGGACACAGATCAGCCTGGACCACTGCAGCGCTGGGGAAACTACGCTTCAATTCAGAGGCATTTAGAAATGCTCAAGTCGGGGAGAACAAGTCGACAAGTTCAGGCAAAAATTGACGCTATATTCAGGGGGCAGTGCTGAGACAGAACTCATTAAAATGCACAGAATGGGGTGTGATTTGCACGACCCTCGCTCTGTAAATATGggtaaaggtttaaaaaaaaaaaaaaaaaaggtaactGTTGAGTCTAAACTTGTATTCAGGGGCTTTTCTGTTAGTTGTGGTGGGAAATGTGGAGAGGGAGGTCTTTAGAAGCACTACCTTtggcctgccactagagggcggcAAAGCCATTCCTTGAGCCCTCCCTCATTCATTTACCAGCCCACTACttctgtggttgttgttgttgtttttttaaatttcccttttttttttcttaaattattttttgcttttttgcattAACTGCTTTTGGTACTTGACActttaaatatgtgtgtgtgtgtgtgtgtgtgtgtgtgtgtgtgtgtgtgtgtgcgcgcgcgcgcgcgcgtgtgcatACGTGTCTATCAGTTTGAGAAAATCTTCAGTTTTGGTGTGTGCGACCCCTGATGGTGATCATGTGGAATGAAGGGTTTTGGTTTTATACCAAAGTTTCTCATGACCTGCTGCCTTTACAATGGTGGGTATCGGGGCCATTGAAGTTTAAagcattaaatatatatatttttcatataaatcaGAGAAGCAGCTTGTGGAGAATGTTCCGTTAACAGGGGGCGGTACGTACGAGTGAATTAATTTGTATCGTGTTTATTCTCAATGATAGACATACATACTGTTTATTGCACCGGGGTGAACGGTTCTAACCCAGAATAAGCCTCATTTTATAAAGAATATTCAGCCAGTATTCACATGTATAACCTCTGGAAGCACAACTGCTCTGGAGTTGCAGTACTTGaagtgtattttattattttttagactacaAATCCCAGAATGCCCCTTTACCTGCCATTGCGAAGCAGACGGGTTATGAACTGTCTGTACGTATTTAGAATATCACGAATCGCGCAGCAGACTGCCCTGGCCAGTCTCGAACATatgctaaaactgaaataatatcaaaagCCCCTGGGAAGTGAACTATTATGCTGCCTTAGGGctttaaatttgttttaaaaaaggccAATCTAATTGAGCGCGGGAATTCCAGGTGGGGTAGTTGAGCTTCTCCACACTGTCAGTTGCACAGAAGAAGGCAAATCAAtcactaatttatttttgtaattatttaataTGAGCTTGAAAAGCACCTCTTTATCAAAGAAATATTTTACTTATTGAGAATATATCATATTTGGGGGAATGTATTTAAAAAGACGGGTATATTTATGAGGCTACGCAGTGAGAAAGGCAGGGGAAGAGGGTTTTGACCCCCAGGGCTCTGAGCTTTAACAGGGCGACagtgactgcactgtgtgtctcAAAGGGAGGTCCTGACAAGGACCCAGAAccagctgcatgctgggataggggTGGGGATCTGGTTTGAAGGGGAGTGTAGTGCTGTTCTGCCACATTCCAAAACATGTTTCAGGTTCTTTGGAAATATTTATAGTTTCGCTTCActagaaaataaatgatatccCTTCCTCCCGAGGCCAAAACAGGGATGTTTTCTAGATTCTCCTGACTCTAGAAATGCAAATAGATCCACGCACAATTCTCCGTTGTACCCAAGCTATCGAATGTACAGCCGCCCGGCGCGAGGACCCCGTGTctccgttttttgtttttttgtttttaccgcTCAGTTCAGGCTCCTGACCGCAGgcgcgtttaaaaaaaaaaaagcgaagcGTGTCAAACTCGCCCAGACACATCGCGaatctcactctgctccagctgAATAAAACACCGTCTCCGAATCCCCCAGTGCTTTGAAGCAGGACTGTTGTTTAACGGACAAATCTGGGAGAAGGGGCGCCTTTATGTACATCTAGGAATTCCGTCACCGTGCTTGTTGACTCCCAATAGCTTGACCCCGTGCATACTGATGCCATGGTGATATGATCACGCCTGTAGCTTATTTATGCGCGCAATACTCCGCACTAAAGCTGGGTCGTGGGTTCAAGTCGCTGTCCAAGTGGGTTttgtaaagggagggtgaacacacctggctcccaggtaaagggatggtgaacacacctggctcccaggtaaagggagggtgaacacacctggctcccaggtaaagggagggtgaacacacctgactcccaggtaaagggagggtggagaagCAGCAGTCTttggccctggaggaccgtgatGTGATGAACAGGGCATTGGGGCTCTGATTTTAGCAGGACTCGAGATCAGTCTAGAGCAGAGCAGGGATGTGGGGTTTTGTGTCCACAAAGTCCTCAATTCGCTAAAAAGCTGTGTGTACACTAGCTTACTTGAATGCCGTTTCTTGATTTCCGGCCAAATTTGTCCTTTTATTTATTACCCAATAATTCACCTAATCCGACATTATACCTGAACTTATTGATGTGCTCAGGAATGACAGAGCTTGTTGATTTCTGTgcagaacattttactgtgttacTAAAAGGCCCTCTATGCCTTCCTCTGGGGGAAGTGATATTTTCCCGCGCTGATGGGAATTGGGAGCCATGGCAACGGGGAATTATTGTGGAGCGCTGGAGAGAAGGGCTTTAGCTGAGACAGCGGGAATTTGCACTAAAATATGGCTCTTTCATAGATGGGGCAGCTTCACGCAAAGCCATTGAGATTCTTTTGCACAGAGAGTGCAGTTTACCCAGCCGaccaccagggggagacagaACGAGAATGT includes these proteins:
- the LOC133128981 gene encoding zinc finger and BTB domain-containing protein 7A-like; this encodes METPAEMGRVASWPVTSSSSGAIGVLAAGWWKMSSGGAGGAGGRAGAGEGPVAVPFPDHAGEVLAALNGQRRTGLLCDVLLVSDGREFPAHRSVLAACSAYLGRLFASGAAGRQSVYALEFVRPEALGALLDFAYTATLTLSRHSLAHVLRAASLLEVAPVRDVCAQLLETRALLPLGGEEDEMEDRERGKERDGERAGRRQAQEYLELFLREGAPWDPAELRDPAEFRGPVAPPLLTQPNGPSGQGPSGQGPSEYHAHPLTAGEEREEEDEDEEDEDEEEAARAEAILAWAQASGGGGAATPVYASPQNGHHYPPPEPKPGRGRGRGRGRGRGRGRGGGVSASTLLQQMMESLERQKEWAEPAPVRGGPPEGKGKQEEEEGEEGEEGEGDMEFYLKYFNSVPRQPEGGGAGGVATPPAHSQSPQDSPSPAPSPGGGGGRGRAVGEKKPRSKAFQKCPICAKVIQGAGKLPRHIRTHTGEKPYECPICKVRFTRQDKLKVHMRKHTGERPYLCPQCGASFAHNYDLKNHVRVHTGLRPYQCPRCLKTFVRSDHLHRHVKKDDCPGPPPRRGRKPRSRAPGPPQPAGRGRPEARDTPGPARYPDPGPARYPDLGHAHFHALGHAPGSPGQLGVIARVGS